Proteins found in one Octopus sinensis unplaced genomic scaffold, ASM634580v1 Contig16319, whole genome shotgun sequence genomic segment:
- the LOC115230754 gene encoding uncharacterized protein LOC115230754: MISWGENKRMTDPGYFARQLFNFFGVDDSESECGLDEGVDWDFVISNDTESPDIDSLVRLIQSHLIIND, encoded by the exons ATGATCAGCTGGGGcgaaaataaaagaatgactGACCCGGGATATTTTGCCCGACAATTATTTAACT tttttggtgtcGATGATTCAGAATCTGAGTGTGGATTGGACGAAGGTGTAGATTGGGACTTTGTGATTTCAAATGATACCGAAAGTCCTGACATTGATTCTTTAGTAAGATTAATACAATCTcatttaataataaatgattaa